The following proteins come from a genomic window of Miscanthus floridulus cultivar M001 chromosome 2, ASM1932011v1, whole genome shotgun sequence:
- the LOC136539837 gene encoding uncharacterized protein, translating to MAAPAPHVAVLAAVLLLLPSLLAPLAAVAQPTKGAKAFCISQFAIASQACSILPPSPPDEHHHHDDDDEDEDDHDDDDEHHDRDRRRSHHAAAVSISALMARSNGSHGVVAGNRTVGHHQHQGIRTRGGHGRGRGRGRGRLRDDGDDHHDADDPDHDDDHADDDEHHDDDDHNDDEDHHDTDDPDHDDDHEDDDDDEDDDDDEHHHDEELRAYRDCCRWLKEVQKDCVCEALLRLPPFLVKPQHTYVVRVGRTCKITYRCGGV from the coding sequence ATGGCGGCCCCGGCGCCTCACGTCGCGGTGCTcgccgccgtcctcctcctcctcccgtccCTCCTCGCTCCCCTCGCCGCCGTCGCGCAGCCGACCAAGGGCGCCAAGGCGTTCTGCATTAGCCAGTTCGCCATCGCCAGCCAGGCCTGCTCCATCCTGCCGCCGAGTCCGCCcgacgagcaccaccaccacgacgatgatgacgaggacgaggatgaccacgacgacgacgacgagcatCATGACCGCGACCGTCGTCGCAGCCACCACGCGGCGGCCGTCAGCATCTCGGCCCTGATGGCGAGGAGTAACGGCAGCCACGGCGTCGTCGCTGGGAACCGCACCGTTGGTCACCACCAACACCAAGGGATCCGCACCCGCggcgggcacgggcgcgggcggGGTCGAGGCCGTGGGCGTCTGCGGGACGACGGCGACGACCACCATGATGCCGACGACCCTGACCACGACGATGATCATGCTGACGACGACGAGCATCATGACGACGACGATCACAACGACGACGAAGACCACCACGACACTGACGACCCCGACCACGACGATGACcacgaagacgacgacgacgacgaggatgacgatgacgacgaacaCCACCACGACGAGGAGCTCCGCGCGTACCGCGACTGCTGCCGATGGCTCAAGGAGGTGCAGAAGGACTGCGTCTGCGAGGCGCTGCTGCGGCTGCCCCCCTTCCTCGTCAAGCCGCAGCACACTTACGTGGTCAGGGTCGGCAGGACGTGCAAGATCACCTACCGCTGCGGCGGCGTCTAG